In the genome of Triplophysa dalaica isolate WHDGS20190420 chromosome 17, ASM1584641v1, whole genome shotgun sequence, the window ATGATGTTCCTGCGGTGAATAGGGGATTGTAGACGAGGATAATCTCTTTTCTCTTTGTCACGTTGTCTGTGTTATTTTGTCTTTATCTTATCTGAATACGCTCTGATGGATCGGGAGAACGAATTGAAGATGCTTCCCATCATCTTCCTGTTTTTTCTAATACGATGTCTCTGCTCAGGTGACCGTAGAGGCATTCAGTGGCGTTTGGATTCAGATGGAGAGGTGTGGGTGTGGGTGATGGGGCAGGCCCCGGGAGACAAGCCCTTTGAGGACATTGTGGAAGAGCTGATGGAGGAGCGAGCCAGGAAGCAGGCGCAGCAAGAGGCGCAAGAACTCCGGTGAGACAACAGTGGGAAAGGATCATGGGAGGGGCAATGAGAAAATGGGGATAATGAGAACAGGTGAAGATTGACAGGCTAAAGTTTGAGAGAGCGAGAAAAAGTGAGAGGGTAATAATGATAAAAGTGCAAAGAGATTGGAAGCGCATCACTCAAACCCTGCTGAATTTCCTGAGGCGTGTGAAGGAGGCAGAGATTGAAAAGAAGTTCCGAGACGCCATGGCGAAGGAAAAGGCTCGTTTCGTGGCAGAGAAATGGAGGGTGGAGATGGATGACAGAAAGGCAGCCAAGCAGCAAGAAGAAGAAGACCGCATTAGAGAGAAGCTCAAGGTGGGTCTGGCTGAAGGTATGTTCCTTTAAATACAATGACAAATCAAATGCACATCAGCTCAAAGTGCATGCTCGACTAAGAAAACTATCAGAGCAGCAAACCGTATATAAAGTTGGTATAccaaagctttaaaaatatgGAGAATTATAAAAACGTGAGTACGtttctgttttagttttttagagCTTGGGTGTTTCCACTTTATATTTTCTGCtcagatgtttttttagatATTCACTATCTATGATTTTATTGGATCTATTATGACAAATTGCCTGAGAGatcaaattaacattttaagtttaatacaaaTTAAGCTCATTCAAAAGCCTTTCTTGGATGACGCAGATTACAAATACAACCATTAAACTTTCAAGCAAAAATCAAGGTTGTAAGaaagcaattaaacaaaaataaaaggtgTCAGCTCCCAGATGGCGTGACGCTTACTTTTCTACATGAATCCTGTATTATTTGACCTGTTAGGTTGTCtaaattgtcattttgttgTGGAACTACTATTCTAAGCCGAAGGTGGTTATTTTACCAGCGTAATATCTGTGGGTGTTGCTAATACATCAAACAGAGTTGTCACGAATCTGTTGTCAGGTAAAGACACAGCAGGCGtcttttttttagattttctgCCGGTTTTTGTCAACGAACGTTTTGAACAGATGGAGACAACAGGATGGAGACCAGCTTATTTCTTCTGACGTCGTCATGACAACAAAGTTGAAAGATTGGGTATAACTTTACAAAGTCGAGGTTAGTATCATGTCACATTGATTCCACGATAACATGCGTAATATTTCAATCTTGCAGTCACCACAAATGACGTCGATTGAGCTGAAGTTATATCGAACTAACATTTCAATCACGGCCCTTGTATTTGTTCTTTTAACAGGCTTTAAATTAGAGACTCATAATAGACATCAGGGTTAATTGGGGTTAAGTACTATGTGTTCCATGTTCTACAAGTGAATTATTTAAAAGTTGGCAATCACGCACAATGATGATAGCGATCTCTCATAGACAAGGCCGGGGTTTGTACGCCCGATCTGTAATGGAGTCGAAGCACTGATGTTGGGGTTAATGACACTGTCCACCAAATTAATCATGAAGATCCCGAGCTAAATGGCACCGTAAATGAGAAAACTAAAGGAAGTCGTGAAGAACTCGCGTTTTTATGCTGGCTAGAGCTCATTACTGTCGCTTTCCACAGGAATGtgaggaggaagagagaaagagaggcgAAGAGGAAATCCGCCAAACGGAGGAGCGGCGGGCAAAGGAACTTTACATCTCTCTGAAGCATGAGGAAAAGAGGAATGAGCGAGATGACAAAGAATGGCAGGAACAATGTGCGAGAACAGAGGGAACCGGGGGGAAATGGTTGGATGGGCTGCTGTAATATAAAGTAGCTTACTTTTATTGAAATCTCTCGTCGTCTCCTACAGTGCGACGCTCCAAGGTGGCGGATGAAGAGATGAAATGTAAAGCCAGACAGGCTAGAGATGAATACAATCGGCAATCTTTGAGGGCCATCGAGAAGGGGATGGTGGCTGGGCTTAGTGGCCTATTCCACAAAACGCAGCTGAACGGATCGGGTCATGGTCGACGCCACGGTGTGGTCAGTGATCATCCGGCACCCCTGACTGAGCATTCATCAGCCTCTGGTGCTGGCCCAGTTTCTTCGGCCCATTACCGGTGCCGACAAAACCGCCGGCCCAGTTGCAGTCCAGTGACATCATCACTCACAGAATGGTAAAAACAGCGTTTTTATGTGACCAGTGATTGACTTAGACTATTCTCTGTGTATTTGATACCtgctataaatcattattgCATTGATAAATAAGAAACACCTGTAAATGTGAGaatatgcaaatgtttagcATCTATTATAAAGACTATATTACTACATTAAATGctatacagaaaaaatatattatttactttcagTGCATGACATTTTAATGggttttttcttacattttcctTTCAGCCCAGTTTGGATTCGTCCTCCAAGGCCAAACTGCCGTGAATCTATTATCCGCTGGTTTAGAGAGGAGCAGTGGCCCAGACGAGCGGGTTATGAGAGAAGCAGCAACAACATGGCCCCCTGGTTTCATGGTGCGAAAAGATAAAGCagttttgtagatttttttttaagagttatatgttatatttactgtaacaaATATTTAGTTCTCTCTGACACAAAATATTCTATAGAGTTATGAATCTAAcgctgggttgtttttaaccagGGATGGAcagtacttaagtatttttacctCTTAAATCTGTACGTTGTTTTTACATTGAAATAATGTTAGTTCACTATTAAAAAGCATATATCATACCTTTTGCTTCACTacattgtataaataaatgttgttttggttGTTAAAGTACAATActttcttaaaggtccagtgaatgaaatttaTCGGCATCTTGCAGTCGATTTTGCGAATTGCAAATAATGGTTCACTCCACAACTCATCCCTGCCTTTTTGAAGCACTTCGGTGGATTAAGATGACGTCACGTtatcgcttctttgccgaaggagataaagtattttaaaaaatttactttgtagagcagtttgttcaATTGAGGTTACAACATGGCAAATTTCATGCAAAGGATCTGAGTGAAAGTACGACATACGCTTTAtaatgctgtgaatatgtgcaAAACTTTCATAAcgttaacatatttaaaatatgttcttgagtaaaataaaaaatacttaagtacgCTTTATAATGCAGTGAAGTGCGCTTTTTCTAGAGTAAAAACACTCAAAAAGTACACagatgtttgaaaatgtaaaatacttaaGTACTGTCCATCTCTATTCAACCAAAAATGCAGGGTTGTTTTAAATCATTGTTCggtcaaataaattatttttttgggtgtttaactccatttttgacccaacaatgaaaGCCTGTTGAAAAATCTGTTGCTTCATGTGATTCCCTAATAGAACGAAGAAGGAATTAACTGAGCCAAATGGAAAAACTCAGATGCAACAAGTCAGAAAATTTCCAGGGTAAAAATCACACAGTATAGAAAATGTGTCTACTGTagattgtatgtgtgtgtataatttCCTGCCgacaaagcaaacaaatataaacaaagcatATTAATGACATAATGACTTCCACAAATCTGTAGCATGCTTAAATTTAGAGTAAAACAACAAATTCTAATGATTCTTTCCAATGTCCACATTTTCTTGCCTTGTCTGTCTTTTTCGATTCATTTCATTACTGACCTTCTCAAAGCGTATTCTGCATCCTTTGCGACAGATGTTTGCGATGCAACCTGCAACAAGGTATCGTAGTATAATTAAGTTCTGCATAATGAACCTTTTGGAACAGACTTTATGTGGAAAGTACCTACAATGCGAGGCTCATTAGGTTTTGAAACACAGCACAAGAGTAGTGAGTTAGTATGCCATGCCAAATATAGCCCTTGATTACATTGAGAAAATGATGATGAAAGGAGTTGGGAGAGGAGGAAACAGACAGACGGAAAAAGTCAATAATTCACAGCCTGTAGCGGGTTGATTAGTGCCACAGCGTGTGGCCTCTGATTGGACAATGATGAAAGTAATGAGTGTCTGAGTGATGCTATTTGACCAGACAACATGAAAGCATTGCCAGCATCACTTCGAGATTAGTGCGAAACACCTGTACTTCCTGGCACTTACAGCTGGACTAGCACTCAATCTTAGTCCATATCTCTCTCCACCTGTCCGTCACCCCGCCTCGGGCTTCTTTTCAATCTCCATCTGTCTTTCTCACCGTCCCCTATTGCTCCCTCTGTACCTCTGAAGTAAATAATATCACGGCAGGAGTCAGAAGCTTTGCTGATGAATGCGGCAGAGGGCTGTTTTCTGGTCAGAGTGAGCGAGAGAATCTGGGGGTACACGCTGTCCTACCGCACCTCAACCGGATTCAAGCATTTCCTCATTGACGCCTCCGGGGATTATTACAGCTTTCTAGGAGTCGACCAGAACCGGCACGCCACTTTAGCCGACCTCATCAATTTCCATAA includes:
- the sh2d4bb gene encoding LOW QUALITY PROTEIN: SH2 domain-containing protein 4B (The sequence of the model RefSeq protein was modified relative to this genomic sequence to represent the inferred CDS: substituted 1 base at 1 genomic stop codon); its protein translation is MMRQILQDMYIEPDLLDELNEEQKHILFYKIREEQVRRWNERESRDPRPAVCKRSDRRGIQWRLDSDGEVWVWVMGQAPGDKPFEDIVEELMEERARKQAQQEAQELRRVKEAEIEKKFRDAMAKEKARFVAEKWRVEMDDRKAAKQQEEEDRIREKLKECEEEERKRGEEEIRQTEERRAKELYISLKHEEKRNERDDKEWQEQLRRSKVADEEMKCKARQARDEYNRQSLRAIEKGMVAGLSGLFHKTQLNGSGHGRRHGVVSDHPAPLTDPVWIRPPRPNCRESIIRWFREEQWPRRAGYERSSNNMAPWFHGXIISRQESEALLMNAAEGCFLVRVSERIWGYTLSYRTSTGFKHFLIDASGDYYSFLGVDQNRHATLADLINFHKEEVITTTGGELLQDSCRLRSSTADHRGLFH